The bacterium genomic interval TAATTTTTTTGGATTTTTATTTAACCCGTTAAAAATAGGTAATTATTATAAACTAAAGCGGTTTTTAAAAAAATAATATGGCTTCAATAATTTCTAATGGGTTGAAAAGCAAATTAAATTTTTTTATAATCTTTATTTTAATCAGCGTTTTGGTTTTGTCGGGATTCCAATGCACCAGGCAGAATCGCGGCAAGCCTATTGATATTGTCGTCTGGAATCTTTGGGATGACGCGGCCAGTTGGAAAGATATGATCGCTTCCTACGAAGCTTTGATTGCCGCCGATGAAACGAAAACACCGGTCAAGATCGTTTATTATAAAAAAGTCCTTAGCGGCAATGAAAATTATGAAAATGAATTCAATAATGCTTTAAGCCAGGGTAACGGACCAGATATCATTGCTTTGAATAATTCTTGGATGCCCCGCTATAAAAATAAAATTTCTCCTCTGGACGAAGGCGCTAAGACAGCCCAGACCTATCAAAGAAAATTTGTGGATGTGGTTAGCTATGATTTTTTGGAAGGAAATAATATATACGCCGTACCGCTTTCTATGGATACTTTGGCTCTTTATTACAATGTAGATATTCTTAATGCTGCCGGTATTTTCGATCCGCCGCGAACTTGGGATGAATTCAATACGGCGGTAAAAAAACTTACCATGCGCGACGCGAACGGGAATATTAAGCGCGCCGGCGCGGCGATAGGCACGGATAAAAATATAAATCGTTCATCGGATATTCTTAGCCTTTTGATGCTGCAAAGCGGCTCTTCAATTGTTGATGATGTTCAAAAAAAAGCAACTTTTACTGATCTTGTCGAAGGCAGCAGCACTAGAGAAGACGAGAAAAGGAGTATTGGGGGCACGGCGATCCAGTTTTATACCGATTTTGCCAATCCTGCCAAGACCGTTTATACTTGGGATCCGCTAATGGATTATTCAATCGATGCTTTTTATCAGATGAATGCGGCTATGATGATAAATTATGCTTATACTGTTCCTACTGTCCGCTCCAAAGCTCCCAAGCTCAAGTTCGCGGTATCTTCAATGCCTCAGATCACCGGAGTCACTGTTCCGGTCAATTATGCTAATTATTGGGCAATGGCGGTTTCCGCCGGCAGCACTCACAAGGCGGAAGCTTGGGACTTCTTGATGTATATCACTAATCCTGAAATTGCAAAAACTTATCTCGCTAAAACCGCCAAACCTGCCGCTCAGCGCGATTTGGTCAGCTGGCAGGAAAACGGCGAAGATTTGAATTTAGCGGTTTTTGCCCGACAATCGCTTACGGCTAAAAGTTGGTATCAAAAAGATAATTTTGCCATAGAAACAATTTTTAACGACGCGATCAATTCAGTTGTTTTGAATCGTTCGACGGCGGAAAACGCCAGTGAATTGGCCGCTTCACAGCTTGATCAGATAATGAAAGAGAAAATTAAATAATAATCATATTATTTAATTTAAACCGTAAACATATGAGCAATTTGAAAATTATTTCTAAGAAATTTTTGATGAAAGTTTTTGGAGTTATCGTTCTTTCGGCGATTTTTGTTTTTCCGGCAAAAGCGGTAATAACATTTAATTCCACGACTCAATACAATACGGTCAATGAATTGACGACAGGCGTAGTAAATTGGTTTTTAAGCGTAACCGCCGGCATAACGATTTTCTTTTTGATCATCGGCGGCATCTATTATTTGACTGCTTTTGGGGATGAAAAACGGATGCAGGAAGGAAAGAGGATCATTACTTATGCGATTTATGGCCTGGTAATAATTTTGATCTCTTATTCGGTTGTGACCACCTTGAATACGATCATTTTCAGTTAAAAGTTTTAAAAGGCATATTTTAGAAATGTTGAATAATTTGGATATTTTGGGCAAACTATGTTCGTGAATTGTGATTTGATTTATTTGACACGGTTTAATTAATAATATACAATGGAAGTAAGAAAAAGTCTTACTTCCAGTAAACATATTATTTTTTTTAATTTATCGAAACATGGATAGCTTAATTGCCAAATTGTATCAGTCTTCAAAAACAATCTTAACTAATAAAGAGATAGCTTTAATTTGGCAGGAAACCAATGAAAATAATTTAAAATCTAAAATTGCTTACTATGCAAAGCGGGGATCGCTTCTAAGGCTAACCAGGGGAGTTTTTGCTAAAGAGAAAAATTATAATTCCAAAGAATTGGCGACAAGTATTTACGCTCCGTCGTATATCAGTTTTGAGACTGTATTGCGGGAAGCAGGCGTTGTTTTTCAGCATTACGATACTATTTTTATTGCCAGTAAATGGACAAAAACGATAATTATAGACAAGCGCGCTTTTACTTTTAGAAAATTAAAAGATAAGGTATTATACAATTCGGCCGGCATAATTAATCGAGATAATTTTAGCATAGCCACATTGGAAAGAGCGTTTTTGGATATGATTTATTTATTTCCTGAATATCATTTTGATAATTTTAGCGGTATAAACTGGGAGAAATGCTTTGATTTGGCAAGGATATATGATAATAAAGAGCTGGTAAAACGGTTAAATAAATATTTTAAAAATTATGCTGAATAAAGAAAAACACCAATTAATAATGGGCCAGATTTTAAAAGATATTTACACGGATATCTCTATTTCTTCATTGCTTGGATTCAAGGGCGGCACCGCGGCGTTTTTTCTCTATGGCCTCCCAAGATTTTCAGTGGATTTAGACTTTGATTTTCTTTCAGCGGACAACGGAAACAAAGAGATAATTTTTGATAAAATAAAAATAATTCTGGAAAAATATGGCCGGATAAAAGACAGTTATATCAAGCGATTTACTATTTTTGCTCTTTTGTCATATGGCGATGATGATCATAATATTAAAATTGAAATAAATATCAGAGATTCGGCCGCCGATGTCAGAAGTTGTTACGAATTAAAAAAATATCTTGGCATTTCAATGCTGGCGGCGAAGAAAGATTGCCTTTTTTCCAATAAGCTGGCCGCGCTTGCCTTGCGGCGCGAATTAGCAATGCGAGATGTGTACGATATATATTTTTTTGCTAAAAATAACTGGGATATTAATTCCGAAGTAATACAAGAGCGAACGGGCAAAAAAATTAAAGATTATTTGGCCGATTGCATTGCTGTAATTGAAAAAATAAAAGAGAATCAAGCATTGCAAGGATTGGGCGAGTTGATAAACGAAAAAGAGA includes:
- a CDS encoding extracellular solute-binding protein, with the translated sequence MASIISNGLKSKLNFFIIFILISVLVLSGFQCTRQNRGKPIDIVVWNLWDDAASWKDMIASYEALIAADETKTPVKIVYYKKVLSGNENYENEFNNALSQGNGPDIIALNNSWMPRYKNKISPLDEGAKTAQTYQRKFVDVVSYDFLEGNNIYAVPLSMDTLALYYNVDILNAAGIFDPPRTWDEFNTAVKKLTMRDANGNIKRAGAAIGTDKNINRSSDILSLLMLQSGSSIVDDVQKKATFTDLVEGSSTREDEKRSIGGTAIQFYTDFANPAKTVYTWDPLMDYSIDAFYQMNAAMMINYAYTVPTVRSKAPKLKFAVSSMPQITGVTVPVNYANYWAMAVSAGSTHKAEAWDFLMYITNPEIAKTYLAKTAKPAAQRDLVSWQENGEDLNLAVFARQSLTAKSWYQKDNFAIETIFNDAINSVVLNRSTAENASELAASQLDQIMKEKIK
- a CDS encoding nucleotidyl transferase AbiEii/AbiGii toxin family protein, translated to MLNKEKHQLIMGQILKDIYTDISISSLLGFKGGTAAFFLYGLPRFSVDLDFDFLSADNGNKEIIFDKIKIILEKYGRIKDSYIKRFTIFALLSYGDDDHNIKIEINIRDSAADVRSCYELKKYLGISMLAAKKDCLFSNKLAALALRRELAMRDVYDIYFFAKNNWDINSEVIQERTGKKIKDYLADCIAVIEKIKENQALQGLGELINEKEKMWVKRNLKKEAIFMLKNYMSVLK